One stretch of Malus domestica chromosome 14, GDT2T_hap1 DNA includes these proteins:
- the LOC114821090 gene encoding protein PNS1-like, with product MASLETTKNIHMQVQVRPSSVNQIKTQEPIDIPTETTTAGQFLRWLFKLLFYLHLIFITIFVIFLTLYGLIFTTRTRHFRPLEYYPPLLTAIGCSATVAFIWQWITSSSPSKAIKAAFSLSPLLTCAVGVLLVYISSRVSLAAGVIAIVCALIQSLYACWVSPRFDYAIRVLSVSTAFPPPKTTILVIQSIFVSILYLCLLVAGIGRATAIRSSWKALFIAVILLSMAWTMQVIKNTLLVTISRIKYMNFAFGTEIDTREASRDTIKHLTGSICIGSILVPVLGVVRGSARAMKLTAGDTDEFLFSCANCYLGMASTLVMYGNRWGFVHVGAYNKGFAQASSDTWEKFENEGLKELIDSDLTGSFCFLSGVAVGAICSLVSGTWALIIHKSYATEVSIYAFFIGYFMCRVAMAWPQACVSSYYVAYSEDPQSVRFDSTIPARIEELQRFQA from the exons ATGGCAAGTTTAGAGACCACCAAGAACATCCACATGCAAGTTCAAGTCAGACCTTCATCCGTAAACCAAATCAAG ACGCAAGAACCTATCGACATTCCAACTGAAACAACCACGGCAGGACAATTCCTCAGGTGGCTCTTTAAACTTCTGTTTTACTTGCACTTGATTTTCATCACCATCTTCGTAATCTTCCTTACGCTCTATGGCCTCATCTTCACCACTCGCACTCGCCATTTCCGACCCCTCGAGTATTACCCTCCATTGCTCACTGCAATTGGGTGCTCTGCAACTGTTGCTTTCATATGGCAGTGGATCACTAGCTCAAGCCCTTCAAAAGCCATCAAGGCAGCCTTCTCGCTCAGCCCTTTGCTAACATGCGCAGTTGGAGTACTACTTGTATACATAAGTTCTCGTGTAAGCTTGGCAGCGGGTGTGATTGCCATCGTTTGTGCCCTCATTCAGTCTCTGTATGCCTGTTGGGTCAGTCCCCGTTTTGACTACGCCATTCGAGTTTTATCAGTTTCCACTGCTTTTCCTCCTCCGAAAACTACAATACTAGTCATTCAATCAATTTTCGTCAGCATTCTTTACTTGTGTCTCTTGGTTGCCGGCATTGGAAGAGCCACTGCCATCAGAAGTAGTTGGAAGGCCCTGTTCATCGCAGTAATCTTGCTAAGCATGGCATGGACGATGCAGGTAATCAAGAACACGCTGCTAGTTACCATCTCGCGAATCAAGTATATGAACTTTGCATTTGGAACAGAGATCGACACACGTGAAGCTTCCCGCGACACCATTAAGCACTTGACTGGGAGTATTTGCATCGGCTCCATCTTGGTTCCGGTTCTTGGGGTTGTTCGTGGCTCGGCCCGAGCCATGAAACTGACTGCAGGGGACACCGACGAGTTTCTGTTTTCGTGTGCCAACTGCTATTTAGGAATGGCTTCGACGCTGGTGATGTACGGGAATCGCTGGGGTTTTGTGCACGTAGGAGCGTATAATAAGGGGTTTGCTCAGGCATCATCAGATACTTGGGAGAAGTTCGAGAACGAAGGACTGAAAGAATTAATCGACTCGGATCTCACCGGATCGTTCTGTTTTCTTTCTGGGGTGGCAGTAGGTGCAATCTGCAGCCTAGTGAGCGGGACCTGGGCTCTTATAATTCACAAAAGCTATGCTACAGAAGTTTCCATATACGCATTCTTCATCGGATATTTCATG TGTAGGGTTGCTATGGCATGGCCACAAGCATGCGTTTCATCTTACTACGTGGCGTATTCTGAGGATCCACAGAGCGTTAGATTTGATTCAACCATACCTGCTCGTATTGAAGAGCTCCAGAGATTCCAAGCATAA
- the LOC103430921 gene encoding beta-glucuronosyltransferase GlcAT14A-like produces MAIKVCVISFLLTSVLFSLLYIPTRLKIPIHNFKPGINYLNLTTISSNSTTKPYPVTFSYLISASKGDSMKLKRMLYALYHPGNYYLIHMDYAAPEDEHRDIADFVAGDPVFGQVGNVWVLGKPNLVTYRGPTMLATTLHALSLLLRTWDWDWFINLSASDYPLITQDDLIHAFSDLPRYLNFIHHTSRLGWKLNKRGKPMVIDPGLYSLNKSELWWVIKQRALPTAFNLYTGSAWTILSRSFAEYCVVGWDNLPRTLLLYYTNFVSSPEGYFQTVICNSEDYKNTTVNHDLHYITWDTPPKQHPRSLGLRDLRRMILSNRPFARKFKKNAPVLNKIDRDLLKRHRGQFAYGGWCSGSNGKTQKVCSSLQSENYGVLRPGPGSRRLKSLLTKLLSTRNFKKQQCR; encoded by the exons ATGGCCATAAAAGTTTGTGTAATATCTTTCCTCCTAACCTCagttctcttctctctcctatACATCCCAACTAGGTTAAAAATCCCCATCCACAACTTCAAGCCAGGCATAAACTACCTCAACTTAACCACCATATCCAGCAACAGCACCACCAAGCCATATCCAGTGACATTTTCCTACCTAATCTCTGCATCCAAAGGCGATTCCATGAAGCTAAAGCGCATGCTGTATGCCCTATACCATCCTGGAAATTACTATCTAATCCATATGGATTACGCTGCACCAGAAGATGAGCACAGGGACATTGCTGACTTTGTGGCTGGAGATCCAGTTTTTGGGCAAGTTGGTAATGTTTGGGTTTTGGGAAAACCTAATTTGGTCACTTACAGAGGACCAACCATGCTTGCCACTACTCTTCATGCATTGTCCTTGCTCCTGAGGACTTGGGATTGGGATTGGTTTATCAATCTTAGTGCTTCTGATTATCCTTTAATCACTCAAGATG ATCTGATACATGCTTTTTCTGATTTACCAAGATAtctcaatttcatacatcaCACTAGTCGCTTGGGTTGGAAGCT AAATAAGAGAGGGAAGCCAATGGTAATAGACCCAGGACTGTACAGCCTGAATAAATCAGAGTTGTGGTGGGTTATCAAACAAAGGGCTCTCCCAACTGCTTTCAATCTTTACACAG GTTCAGCTTGGACAATTTTATCAAGATCTTTTGCCGAGTATTGTGTCGTAGGGTGGGACAATCTGCCAAGGACTCTCCTCCTCTACTACACTAACTTTGTTTCATCACCGGAAGGCTACTTCCAGACAGTAATATGTAACTCCGAAGACTACAAGAACACCACCGTCAATCACGACCTTCATTACATTACATGGGATACACCTCCGAAGCAGCATCCGAGGTCTCTTGGACTGAGAGATCTCAGAAGAATGATTCTGAGCAACCGTCCATTTGCTAGAAAGTTCAAGAAAAATGCCCCGGTTCTAAACAAAATTGATCGCGACCTTCTTAAACGACATCGCGGACAATTTGCTTACGGGGGATGGTGTTCTGGGAGTAATGGGAAGACGCAAAAGGTATGCTCGAGTTTGCAGAGTGAAAACTATGGCGTTTTAAGGCCGGGACCGGGGTCTAGGAGGTTGAAATCTTTGTTAACGAAACTCCTCTCCACAAGGAACTTCAAGAAACAACAATGCAGATGA